The sequence GCGCTGCACCACCAGCGGGGACACGCCGAAGTCTGCGGCAATGTCCTCCACCGAGCGGCCTTCCTTGACCAGCGCGGCGAAGGCCGCGAACTGGTCGGCGGGGTGCATGTTCTCGCGCTGCACGTTCTCCGCGAGGCTGACGGTGCGGGCGGACGCATCGGCCACCAGCAGGCACGGCACTTCGTAGTCGGCGGGGATGCGCTTCTTCTTCGCCAGCAGCTTCAAGGCGGTCAGGCGACGGTCGCCTGCGACGACTTCGTATTGCTCGCCATCGGCGGCGAGGATGACGATCAGGTTTTGCAGCAGGCCGATGCGGGCAATGCTCGCGGCCAGTTCGGGGATGGATTGGCGCGGGGTCGTGCGGACGTTGCGCTTGGAGCGGCGCGGCAACAACTGCGAGAGGGGGACCAAGATCAGGTTCTTGGTCGGGTCGGCCACTTCCAGCGGTGCGGCGGCTTCGATGGCGACGGCTTCGGTTTTGAGTACGGCGTTCATGGTGATAACTCCTTGCGGTTGGGGTGCAGCAGCGAGAGAAGCGGCAAGGGCTGCTGCCTGCCCCTGCCGCGTGGGGATTCAGGCTTTCAACTGGCGCAGGCCATCGGCCAGCAGCCACAGGGAGCGGTTCAGGCGCACGTTTTGATCAATGCCTTGAACGGGGCGGGTTTGCTGGCGGCGTCCGTTGGCGCTTCGCCCGGACAGTCCGCCCTTGGTCAAGTTCTCCTGCGTGCGGTTGAACACACTCCACAGGTCGCGGCGGTCGTCGTCATGGCGGCGCGGCATCAGGATTTGCGATTCCGTGATGGGCGCGGGCTTGTCCTCGTCGTACTTCAACGCCAGCGCAGCGCGGGCGAACACTTCCGATTCCCCGGCGTCCAGCGTGATCGCGCGCATGGCATCGCGCGATTCCTGCGCCCGGTCGAAGCCGTGCAGGACTTCGTAAGCGCCTTCGATCACCTGCGCCGCCACGTCGCCCTTGTGCGGTACGCGCACGTCGGCCACGGTGTCACCGCAGACAAGGCCATTGCTGCAAACAAAGCGGAACATCCCGGCCAGCATCTGATAGCTGCTGGTGCCGTCATGGGAGTTCAGCAGGATGATTTCGTTGGCCTCGCGGCCGTTGATCTGGCTGGCGTGGCGCAGCCGGATCATGTGCTTGGTGTAGTCACGGCGGTCGTCGTGGCGCACGCGGGTTTGCGTCACCATGAAAGGCTCGAAGCCTTCCCCGCGCAGTTCTTGCAGCACGGTGGCGGTGGGGATGTAGCTGTACCGCTCGGAGCGGCTTTCGTGCGGGGCTTCCGCGTAGATGGACGGGGCCACGGCCCGGATTTGGTCATCGGACAAGGGACGTTCCGAACGCAGCACCGGGGAACGGGAAGCGAAGCGGGATGCGAGTTGCATGGCATTTCTCCTGACAAAGAAAAAAGGGTTTGCTGTTCACACCGCACACCGGATTCCTAGATTCGGAGCCCAGCCTTTCGGCTGTTTGGTGCGGTCGGCACGAGGAACCCGGTTGGCCCTGTTGCCACCGTCTTTCCTGAGTTCATCGCCCGCGACGGTCAGGAGCGCGCGGACGGGGGCCGTCAAGGAGGCAAGCGCAGGGTGGGTGCGGCCCGCAGGCGCAGCCGAGGACACGGCCCTGCGCGCCTTGACGGCACACGGGAGCGGGCTAC is a genomic window of Stenotrophomonas sp. Marseille-Q4652 containing:
- a CDS encoding DUF932 domain-containing protein — translated: MQLASRFASRSPVLRSERPLSDDQIRAVAPSIYAEAPHESRSERYSYIPTATVLQELRGEGFEPFMVTQTRVRHDDRRDYTKHMIRLRHASQINGREANEIILLNSHDGTSSYQMLAGMFRFVCSNGLVCGDTVADVRVPHKGDVAAQVIEGAYEVLHGFDRAQESRDAMRAITLDAGESEVFARAALALKYDEDKPAPITESQILMPRRHDDDRRDLWSVFNRTQENLTKGGLSGRSANGRRQQTRPVQGIDQNVRLNRSLWLLADGLRQLKA